A stretch of the Nicotiana tabacum cultivar K326 chromosome 6, ASM71507v2, whole genome shotgun sequence genome encodes the following:
- the LOC107806178 gene encoding cytochrome P450 71AU50-like yields MALIWTTLILALVIYMFHKLLNIKNRKKLPPGPIGIPILGHLHLIGKNAHQDLYKLAKKYGPFMYLRLGLVPTIIVSSPETVEKVLKTYDHVFASRPHNEASQYISYGQRNLIFSKYGSYWRNMRKLCTLQLLTSQKVNSYQSSRKEEVYILVKSIKQAAQDGVAVDLSAKVSSLNANLSCLMVFGKKFMDEDLDKRGFKSIVQEVAHLAVTPNLGDFFPYLGVLDLQGLTGRLKALSKFFDEFLEKIIEEHVQSKEQRETEDFVDTMMAIMQSGEAGFEFDRRHVKAILLDMLTASMDTSATSVEWILSELLRHPQVMKKLQKELEEVVGLDRMVEESDLENLKYLDMVIKEALRLHSVAPLLNHESIEDCVVDGFFVQKGSRIIVNVYAAQRDSNAWPEPDKFFPERFVESNVDLRGHDFQLLPFGSGRRSCPGMQLGIIIVRLVVAQLVHCFDWELPNGMQPSELDMSEQFGLVTYRAKHLMAVPTYRLHYN; encoded by the exons ATGGCTTTAATATGGACTACACTTATACTAGCTCTAGTCATATACATGTTCCATAAGTTGCTAAACATCAAAAACAGGAAAAAACTTCCACCAGGTCCAATAGGAATTCCAATTTTGGGACACCTCCACTTAATAGGTAAAAATGCACACCAAGATTTGTACAAATTAGCCAAGAAATATGGCCCTTTTATGTACTTGCGACTTgggttggtaccaacaattatTGTTTCTTCCCCTGAGACAGTTGAAAAAGTCCTCAAGACTTATGATCATGTATTTGCTAGTAGACCTCATAACGAGGCCTCTCAATATATAAGTTATGGCCAAAGAAACTTGATTTTCTCCAAATATGGATCTTATTGGAGGAACATGAGAAAATTATGTACTTTGCAACTTCTGACTAGTCAAAAGGTTAATTCATATCAATCTTCAAGAAAGGAAGAAGTTTACATTTTGGTTAAATCAATCAAACAGGCTGCTCAAGATGGTGTTGCTGTTGATCTTAGTGCTAAAGTTTCATCCTTGAATGCAAACTTGAGTTGTTTAATGGTTTTTGGTAAAAAGTTTATGGATGAAGATTTGGACAAAAGGGGTTTTAAATCTATAGTTCAAGAAGTTGCACATCTAGCTGTAACACCAAATCTtggtgatttctttccttatcttgGTGTTTTAGACCTTCAGGGACTTACTGGTAGGCTAAAGGCTCTTTCAAAGTTTTTTGATGAGTTTCTTGAGAAGATTATTGAAGAACATGTTCAGTCTAAGGAACAGAGGGAAACTGAGGATTTTGTAGATACCATGATGGCCATTATGCAATCTGGTGAAGCTGGATTCGAGTTTGATCGTCGCCATGTCAAAGCTATTCTATTG GACATGCTTACGGCGTCAATGGACACTTCAGCAACATCAGTAGAATGGATACTCAGTGAGCTACTTCGGCATCCTCAAGTGATGAAGAAACTACAAAAAGAGTTAGAAGAAGTTGTAGGCCTGGACAGAATGGTAGAAGAATCAGATTTAGAGAATTTAAAGTACTTAGACATGGTAATAAAAGAAGCCCTGAGGCTGCATTCAGTTGCACCATTACTGAATCATGAGTCCATAGAAGACTGCGTGGTCGATGGCTTCTTCGTACAAAAGGGATCGCGAATCATTGTGAACGTATATGCAGCTCAAAGGGATTCTAATGCCTGGCCTGAACCAGACAAGTTTTTCCCAGAAAGATTTGTTGAGAGTAATGTAGATCTTCGTGGACACGACTTTCAACTTCTACCATTTGGCTCTGGTAGAAGAAGTTGTCCTGGTATGCAGTTGGGGATCATAATTGTTCGCCTTGTGGTCGCGCAATTGGTGCACTGCTTTGATTGGGAACTTCCAAATGGTATGCAGCCTAGTGAATTGGACATGAGTGAGCAATTTGGGTTAGTGACTTATAGAGCCAAGCATCTGATGGCAGTTCCTACATATAGACTTCACTATAACTGA